One part of the Kryptolebias marmoratus isolate JLee-2015 linkage group LG13, ASM164957v2, whole genome shotgun sequence genome encodes these proteins:
- the mogat3b gene encoding 2-acylglycerol O-acyltransferase 3b isoform X2 — protein sequence MSKYRGSGFVISSLSVGDLVKVRCGELWKSSVSSFIQINLRKKLHQGNAARMTKEKTQKKEFIEALSVLQWVLSFLFLGVACLILMVYLMFTSWWPLAILYFMWLVIDWYTPEKGGRRTTFVRKWKVWEHFKDYFPIKLVKTAELSPNKNYIFGIHPHGIMSAGGFACFSTESCGFAEAFPGVKPTLAILAGLFKLPLFREYLMSAGLCPVSKASLIHLLSKNGKGNAVVIVVGGAAESLSSSPGVNTVVMKQRKGFIRVALEFGADLVPVYSFGENELFRQVVFSEGSLGRRLQDLFKKLMGFAPCLFIGERFALLPYRTPVTTVVGSPISVPKLVLPTEEDVDHYHRLYMEVLTKLFHEHKVSCGLSENHELRII from the exons ATGTCAAAGTATCGGGGGAGTGGATTTGTTATCAGCAGCCTCTCAGTAGGTGATCTGGTCAAAGTGCGCTGTGGTGAACTGTGGAAATCCAGTGTgagttcattcattcaaataaaCCTCAGAAAAAAACTCCACCAAGGTAAT GCTGCAAGAATGACTAAAGAAAAAACTCAGAAGAAGGAGTTCATAGAAGCATTAAGTGTTCTTCAATGGGTgctgagttttcttttcttgg GAGTGGCTTGTTTAATCCTGATGGTGTATCTTATGTTTACCTCCTGGTGGCCGCTGGCCATTCTTTACTTCATGTGGCTGGTGATCGACTGGTACACCCCTGAAAAAG GGGGCAGAAGAACAACGTTTGTGAGGAAGTGGAAGGTTTGGGAACACTTCAAAGACTATTTTCCAATAAAA CTGGTGAAGACAGCGGAACTGAGtccaaacaaaaactacatCTTTGGCATCCATCCACACGGGATCATGAGCGCCGGAGGGTTCGCCTGCTTCAGCACCGAGAGCTGCGGCTTTGCCGAGGCGTTCCCCGGGGTGAAGCCCACCCTGGCCATCTTGGCAGGCCTTTTCAAGTTACCACTCTTTAGAGAGTACCTCATGAGTGCAG GTCTTTGTCCGGTCAGCAAAGCAAGCCTCATCCACCTCCTCTCCAAAAACGGCAAAGGAAATGCGGTGGTGATTGTGGTGGGGGGTGCTGCTGagtctctgtcctcctctcctGGAGTCAACACGGTGGTCATGAAGCAGAGAAAAGGGTTCATCAGGGTGGCTCTTGAGTTTGG AGCTGATCTGGTGCCAGTTTACTCCTTCGGGGAGAACGAACTCTTCCGGCAGGTGGTCTTCTCAGAGGGCAGTCTGGGTCGCAGGTTGCAGgacttgtttaaaaagttaatggGTTTCGCCCCGTGTCTATTTATCGGCGAGCGCTTTGCACTCTTGCCCTACAGGACTCCAGTCACTACTGTTG TGGGAAGTCCAATCTCAGTGCCAAAGCTCGTCTTGCCGACAGAGGAGGACGTTGATCATTATCACCGCCTCTACATGGAGGTTCTAAccaaattatttcatgaacacAAGGTCAGCTGTGGACTTTCTGAGAACCACGAGCTTCGGATCATTTAG
- the mogat3b gene encoding 2-acylglycerol O-acyltransferase 3b isoform X1, with protein sequence MTKEKTQKKEFIEALSVLQWVLSFLFLGVACLILMVYLMFTSWWPLAILYFMWLVIDWYTPEKGGRRTTFVRKWKVWEHFKDYFPIKLVKTAELSPNKNYIFGIHPHGIMSAGGFACFSTESCGFAEAFPGVKPTLAILAGLFKLPLFREYLMSAGLCPVSKASLIHLLSKNGKGNAVVIVVGGAAESLSSSPGVNTVVMKQRKGFIRVALEFGADLVPVYSFGENELFRQVVFSEGSLGRRLQDLFKKLMGFAPCLFIGERFALLPYRTPVTTVVGSPISVPKLVLPTEEDVDHYHRLYMEVLTKLFHEHKVSCGLSENHELRII encoded by the exons ATGACTAAAGAAAAAACTCAGAAGAAGGAGTTCATAGAAGCATTAAGTGTTCTTCAATGGGTgctgagttttcttttcttgg GAGTGGCTTGTTTAATCCTGATGGTGTATCTTATGTTTACCTCCTGGTGGCCGCTGGCCATTCTTTACTTCATGTGGCTGGTGATCGACTGGTACACCCCTGAAAAAG GGGGCAGAAGAACAACGTTTGTGAGGAAGTGGAAGGTTTGGGAACACTTCAAAGACTATTTTCCAATAAAA CTGGTGAAGACAGCGGAACTGAGtccaaacaaaaactacatCTTTGGCATCCATCCACACGGGATCATGAGCGCCGGAGGGTTCGCCTGCTTCAGCACCGAGAGCTGCGGCTTTGCCGAGGCGTTCCCCGGGGTGAAGCCCACCCTGGCCATCTTGGCAGGCCTTTTCAAGTTACCACTCTTTAGAGAGTACCTCATGAGTGCAG GTCTTTGTCCGGTCAGCAAAGCAAGCCTCATCCACCTCCTCTCCAAAAACGGCAAAGGAAATGCGGTGGTGATTGTGGTGGGGGGTGCTGCTGagtctctgtcctcctctcctGGAGTCAACACGGTGGTCATGAAGCAGAGAAAAGGGTTCATCAGGGTGGCTCTTGAGTTTGG AGCTGATCTGGTGCCAGTTTACTCCTTCGGGGAGAACGAACTCTTCCGGCAGGTGGTCTTCTCAGAGGGCAGTCTGGGTCGCAGGTTGCAGgacttgtttaaaaagttaatggGTTTCGCCCCGTGTCTATTTATCGGCGAGCGCTTTGCACTCTTGCCCTACAGGACTCCAGTCACTACTGTTG TGGGAAGTCCAATCTCAGTGCCAAAGCTCGTCTTGCCGACAGAGGAGGACGTTGATCATTATCACCGCCTCTACATGGAGGTTCTAAccaaattatttcatgaacacAAGGTCAGCTGTGGACTTTCTGAGAACCACGAGCTTCGGATCATTTAG